In one Chitinivibrionales bacterium genomic region, the following are encoded:
- a CDS encoding ABC-type transport auxiliary lipoprotein family protein: MKYSHARVLWSIAVLLAVIACCGTIPVKQYYVLNYVPSVLTGRLLASPYPFTLRLKEFSIEDAYNRPQIVYRQSPFELRYYFYKIWAVKPNRMITDLVQKHLNAINLVSHIIRRFDEGFKADYELSGNIEAIEEYDSDQLWFAHLALRLTLSRMSDGRVLYSRVFDNRKRVYQYSPDNVVREMSSLLEFIVNQAVHDLDEVFAREYGASGNNAASADSSRAKEIEKFRGEGGE, from the coding sequence CCGTCATCGCCTGCTGCGGCACCATTCCCGTTAAGCAATATTACGTCCTCAATTACGTGCCCTCGGTACTGACGGGCAGGCTCCTTGCCTCACCGTACCCGTTCACGCTGCGGCTCAAGGAATTCAGCATCGAAGACGCCTACAACCGGCCGCAGATCGTGTACCGGCAAAGTCCGTTCGAGCTGCGCTACTACTTTTATAAAATATGGGCGGTTAAACCCAACCGTATGATCACCGACCTTGTGCAGAAGCACCTCAACGCCATCAACCTCGTCAGTCACATCATCCGGCGGTTCGACGAGGGCTTCAAGGCCGATTACGAACTTTCCGGGAACATCGAGGCGATCGAGGAATACGACAGCGACCAATTGTGGTTTGCGCACCTTGCCCTGCGCCTCACGCTTTCCAGGATGAGCGACGGACGCGTTTTGTATTCCCGCGTTTTTGACAACAGGAAACGCGTCTATCAATACTCGCCCGACAATGTCGTGCGCGAGATGTCTTCGCTCCTCGAGTTCATCGTCAACCAGGCGGTCCACGATTTGGACGAGGTGTTCGCCCGCGAATACGGCGCCTCGGGCAATAACGCGGCGAGCGCCGATTCCAGCAGAGCCAAGGAAATTGAAAAATTCCGGGGCGAAGGCGGGGAATAG